One stretch of Nocardia mangyaensis DNA includes these proteins:
- a CDS encoding GntR family transcriptional regulator, translated as MSEPKYVVIANKYAADIRKGVIPPNVWLPSLAEIARENGVSEIVARKAIGQLRRWGLVKTVERRGTLVLAQSDDTRISPERQMESPETTYNTESAGGDEVVVDREIREIAADQELAETFGLEVGATLVHVITRATEGGRPISISDTFHLPGQSPPEADFLEEELSERAPAGTHADWLGVPVGEPIMTVKQRYLTAGDRLLMISDVSYIPGRYRAYSFRMALSRE; from the coding sequence ATGTCGGAGCCGAAGTATGTGGTGATCGCGAACAAGTACGCCGCGGACATCCGGAAGGGGGTGATACCCCCGAACGTGTGGCTACCCAGCCTGGCGGAGATCGCGCGCGAGAACGGGGTGTCGGAGATCGTTGCTCGGAAGGCGATCGGTCAGCTTCGGCGGTGGGGGCTGGTGAAGACGGTCGAACGCCGCGGGACGCTGGTCCTTGCGCAGTCCGACGACACCAGGATCTCGCCCGAGCGTCAGATGGAGAGCCCGGAGACGACCTACAACACCGAATCCGCCGGCGGCGACGAGGTGGTGGTCGATCGCGAGATTCGCGAGATCGCGGCCGACCAGGAGCTCGCCGAGACATTCGGTCTCGAGGTCGGCGCGACGCTGGTTCACGTGATCACTCGCGCGACGGAGGGCGGGCGACCGATTTCGATCTCCGACACCTTCCATCTGCCGGGGCAGTCTCCGCCGGAAGCCGATTTCCTCGAGGAGGAGCTATCGGAGCGGGCGCCCGCCGGTACCCACGCGGATTGGCTCGGCGTGCCGGTTGGCGAACCGATCATGACGGTCAAGCAGCGGTACCTCACCGCGGGTGATCGGCTGCTCATGATCTCCGATGTGTCCTACATTCCCGGTCGCTATCGCGCCTACTCGTTCCGGATGGCGCTGAGCCGAGAGTGA
- a CDS encoding RRQRL motif-containing zinc-binding protein, whose translation MSEPIPTYEWRTAPAHLRTRRQLAAEGLRPNGQDIAGRIVRSRGSRKEPLVAHLFDVEKAAPKRQPSEAQLQALAKATREHQLRAAERRGVDRAEFDEPSTGDPGPAWTAPTSALASYSPSGNAVAAALARTTDREGMER comes from the coding sequence ATGAGTGAGCCGATTCCGACCTACGAGTGGCGGACCGCGCCAGCGCATTTGCGGACCCGGCGCCAGTTGGCTGCTGAGGGTTTGCGCCCGAACGGCCAGGACATTGCTGGCCGGATCGTCCGCTCGCGTGGCAGTCGCAAGGAACCGCTGGTGGCGCACCTTTTCGACGTCGAGAAGGCCGCGCCGAAGCGCCAGCCGAGCGAGGCACAGCTCCAGGCGCTGGCGAAGGCCACCCGCGAGCACCAGCTCCGGGCGGCAGAACGCCGAGGCGTGGACCGCGCCGAGTTCGACGAGCCGAGCACCGGAGATCCCGGACCGGCATGGACAGCGCCGACCAGTGCGCTCGCGAGCTACTCGCCCTCGGGCAATGCCGTGGCCGCGGCGCTGGCACGAACTACCGATCGAGAAGGGATGGAGAGATGA